The following proteins are co-located in the bacterium genome:
- a CDS encoding cytochrome c biogenesis protein CcdA, which yields MNMSEIFKIFTSFGAGLLSFFSPCILPLIPVYICFITGISSEELGDLSNKDFKKRKLILTETILFILGFSLIFVLMGASASLLGTYLFTKQKIIRIIGGIIVILFGLHISGLFNIKFLQYEKKLHLKTKPVNKFGSFLVGAAFGIGWTPCVGPILGSILMLAASDATLFKGILLLSFYSLGLALPFLLLSIGVGKALILLSRIKRHFRLISIISGILLSAIGIWIIIGTLGLS from the coding sequence ATGAATATGTCCGAAATTTTTAAGATTTTTACGAGCTTTGGCGCAGGCCTTCTATCCTTCTTCTCACCCTGTATATTACCTCTTATTCCTGTATATATTTGTTTTATTACAGGAATATCAAGTGAAGAATTAGGTGATTTGAGTAATAAAGACTTCAAAAAAAGAAAACTGATTCTAACTGAAACCATTCTATTCATCCTTGGTTTTTCATTGATTTTTGTTCTTATGGGTGCTTCAGCCAGCCTTTTAGGCACATATCTTTTTACTAAACAGAAAATCATAAGAATCATTGGAGGTATAATAGTTATTCTATTTGGACTGCATATCAGCGGTCTATTTAATATAAAGTTCTTGCAGTATGAAAAAAAACTGCATCTTAAAACCAAGCCTGTAAATAAGTTCGGCTCTTTTTTAGTAGGCGCAGCTTTTGGCATTGGCTGGACACCATGTGTCGGTCCTATATTAGGAAGTATTCTTATGCTTGCAGCTAGTGATGCCACTTTATTCAAGGGAATTTTGCTATTGAGCTTCTATTCGCTTGGACTGGCCTTGCCATTCCTTTTACTCAGTATAGGGGTAGGAAAGGCACTGATTCTATTATCCAGGATAAAGAGACATTTCAGACTGATTTCAATTATAAGCGGTATATTGCTCAGTGCTATTGGAATATGGATTATAATAGGGACATTAGGGCTTTCATAA
- a CDS encoding HAD-IA family hydrolase, producing MKKNIELIMFDLDGTLVDSMKDITNAGNFTLENFGLMKKSEQEITSYVGDGREHLVKKLLGDKQNFLKEAVSVFGEYYKKHSMDNSILYPNVKEVLEYFKDKKKAVVSNKNHEEVVSNLKSLAIYDYFKNIIGGDEVEYIKPSPFQLCKTMQGFHVNEKKSIMVGDMDIDILAGKNAGILTCAVTYGVSKKEDIIRAEPDFIIDDIIKLKDIIC from the coding sequence ATGAAAAAGAATATAGAACTTATTATGTTTGATCTGGACGGCACGCTGGTTGACTCAATGAAAGATATAACCAATGCAGGCAATTTTACTTTAGAGAATTTTGGGCTTATGAAAAAAAGCGAGCAAGAGATAACTTCTTATGTAGGAGACGGGAGAGAACATTTAGTAAAAAAGTTGCTGGGAGATAAACAAAATTTTCTAAAAGAAGCTGTTTCTGTGTTTGGAGAATACTACAAAAAACATTCTATGGATAACTCCATTCTATATCCGAATGTAAAAGAAGTTCTTGAATATTTTAAAGATAAGAAAAAGGCTGTTGTAAGCAATAAAAATCATGAAGAAGTTGTATCTAATTTAAAGTCGTTGGCAATATATGATTATTTTAAGAATATCATAGGAGGAGATGAAGTTGAGTACATAAAACCTTCTCCATTCCAATTATGTAAAACAATGCAGGGATTTCACGTAAATGAGAAAAAATCTATAATGGTCGGTGATATGGATATAGATATATTAGCCGGTAAAAATGCAGGTATACTCACCTGCGCTGTTACTTATGGAGTAAGCAAAAAAGAGGATATAATTAGAGCAGAACCGGATTTTATTATAGATGATATAATCAAACTAAAAGATATAATATGCTAG